One window from the genome of Brooklawnia cerclae encodes:
- a CDS encoding recombinase RecT produces the protein PTPAAMWLKSAVRQLAKWVPTSAEYRREQLRAAQDVIAENAGRTAPTRLEQQAAPHETAEGEYVDEVTGEVFTSKPVDAEVVEPSGGAMFPQESR, from the coding sequence ACCAACCCCTGCCGCGATGTGGCTCAAGTCGGCGGTCCGGCAGCTCGCAAAGTGGGTCCCCACCTCAGCCGAGTATCGCCGCGAGCAGCTCCGCGCCGCCCAGGATGTCATCGCTGAGAACGCTGGCCGGACAGCGCCGACGCGGCTGGAGCAGCAGGCGGCGCCGCACGAGACAGCCGAAGGCGAGTACGTCGACGAGGTCACCGGAGAGGTCTTCACCTCAAAACCCGTCGACGCCGAAGTTGTCGAACCGAGCGGCGGAGCGATGTTCCCGCAGGAGTCCCGATGA